A window of Theropithecus gelada isolate Dixy chromosome 14, Tgel_1.0, whole genome shotgun sequence contains these coding sequences:
- the THYN1 gene encoding thymocyte nuclear protein 1 isoform X1 produces MSRPRKRLAGTSGSGNGCDAQRLFAIPGGVLKNRNPLVTDKGLSGKRTKTENSGEALAEVEDSNPQKTSATKNCVKNLSSHWLMKSEPESRLEKGVDVKFSIEDLKAQPKQTTCWDGVRNYQARNFLRAMKLGEEAFFYHSNCKEPGIAGLMKIVKEAYPDHTQFEKSNPHYDPSSKEDNPKWSMVDVQFVRMMKRFIPLAELKSYHQAHKATGGPLKNMTLFSRQRLSIQPLTQEEFDFVLSLEEKEPS; encoded by the exons ATGTCGAGACCTCGGAAGAGGCTGGCTGGGACTTCTGGTTCAG GCAATGGTTGTGACGCACAAAGACTGTTTGCGATACCAGGTGGCGTGCTAAAGAACAGAAATCCCCTGGTGACGG ACAAGGGACTCTCAGGAAAACGCACCAAAACTGAGAACTCAGGTGAGGCATTAGCTGAAGTGGAGGACTCCAACCCTCAGAAGACTTCAGCCACTAAAAACTGTGTGAAGAATCTAAGCAGCCACTGGCTGATGAAGTCAGAGCCAGAGAGCCGACTAGAGAAAGGTGTAGATGTGAAG TTCAGCATTGAGGATCTCAAAGCACAGCCCAAACAGACAACATGCTGGGATGGTGTTCGTAACTACCAG GCTCGGAACTTCCTTAGAGCCATGAAGCTAGGAGAAGAAGCCTTCTTCTACCATAGCAACTGCAAAGAGCCAGGCATCGCAGGACTTATGAAG aTTGTGAAAGAGGCTTACCCAGACCACACACAGTTTGAGAAAAGCAATCCCCATTATGACCCATCTAGCAAAGAGGACAACCCTAAGTGGTCCATG GTGGATGTACAGTTTGTTCGGATGATGAAGCGTTTCATTCCCCTGGCTGAGCTCAAATCCTATCATCAAGCTCACAAAGCTACTGGTGGCCCCTTAAAAAATATGACTCTCTTCAGTCGCCAGAGATTATCAATCCAACCCCTGACCCAAG aagagtttgattttgttttgagcCTGGAGGAAAAGGAACCAAGTTAA
- the THYN1 gene encoding thymocyte nuclear protein 1 isoform X3: MSRPRKRLAGTSGSGNGCDAQRLFAIPGGVLKNRNPLVTDKGLSGKRTKTENSGEALAEVEDSNPQKTSATKNCVKNLSSHWLMKSEPESRLEKGVDVKFSIEDLKAQPKQTTCWDGVRNYQARNFLRAMKLGEEAFFYHSNCKEPGIAGLMKVDVQFVRMMKRFIPLAELKSYHQAHKATGGPLKNMTLFSRQRLSIQPLTQEEFDFVLSLEEKEPS, from the exons ATGTCGAGACCTCGGAAGAGGCTGGCTGGGACTTCTGGTTCAG GCAATGGTTGTGACGCACAAAGACTGTTTGCGATACCAGGTGGCGTGCTAAAGAACAGAAATCCCCTGGTGACGG ACAAGGGACTCTCAGGAAAACGCACCAAAACTGAGAACTCAGGTGAGGCATTAGCTGAAGTGGAGGACTCCAACCCTCAGAAGACTTCAGCCACTAAAAACTGTGTGAAGAATCTAAGCAGCCACTGGCTGATGAAGTCAGAGCCAGAGAGCCGACTAGAGAAAGGTGTAGATGTGAAG TTCAGCATTGAGGATCTCAAAGCACAGCCCAAACAGACAACATGCTGGGATGGTGTTCGTAACTACCAG GCTCGGAACTTCCTTAGAGCCATGAAGCTAGGAGAAGAAGCCTTCTTCTACCATAGCAACTGCAAAGAGCCAGGCATCGCAGGACTTATGAAG GTGGATGTACAGTTTGTTCGGATGATGAAGCGTTTCATTCCCCTGGCTGAGCTCAAATCCTATCATCAAGCTCACAAAGCTACTGGTGGCCCCTTAAAAAATATGACTCTCTTCAGTCGCCAGAGATTATCAATCCAACCCCTGACCCAAG aagagtttgattttgttttgagcCTGGAGGAAAAGGAACCAAGTTAA
- the THYN1 gene encoding thymocyte nuclear protein 1 isoform X2 — MSRPRKRLAGTSGSDKGLSGKRTKTENSGEALAEVEDSNPQKTSATKNCVKNLSSHWLMKSEPESRLEKGVDVKFSIEDLKAQPKQTTCWDGVRNYQARNFLRAMKLGEEAFFYHSNCKEPGIAGLMKIVKEAYPDHTQFEKSNPHYDPSSKEDNPKWSMVDVQFVRMMKRFIPLAELKSYHQAHKATGGPLKNMTLFSRQRLSIQPLTQEEFDFVLSLEEKEPS, encoded by the exons ATGTCGAGACCTCGGAAGAGGCTGGCTGGGACTTCTGGTTCAG ACAAGGGACTCTCAGGAAAACGCACCAAAACTGAGAACTCAGGTGAGGCATTAGCTGAAGTGGAGGACTCCAACCCTCAGAAGACTTCAGCCACTAAAAACTGTGTGAAGAATCTAAGCAGCCACTGGCTGATGAAGTCAGAGCCAGAGAGCCGACTAGAGAAAGGTGTAGATGTGAAG TTCAGCATTGAGGATCTCAAAGCACAGCCCAAACAGACAACATGCTGGGATGGTGTTCGTAACTACCAG GCTCGGAACTTCCTTAGAGCCATGAAGCTAGGAGAAGAAGCCTTCTTCTACCATAGCAACTGCAAAGAGCCAGGCATCGCAGGACTTATGAAG aTTGTGAAAGAGGCTTACCCAGACCACACACAGTTTGAGAAAAGCAATCCCCATTATGACCCATCTAGCAAAGAGGACAACCCTAAGTGGTCCATG GTGGATGTACAGTTTGTTCGGATGATGAAGCGTTTCATTCCCCTGGCTGAGCTCAAATCCTATCATCAAGCTCACAAAGCTACTGGTGGCCCCTTAAAAAATATGACTCTCTTCAGTCGCCAGAGATTATCAATCCAACCCCTGACCCAAG aagagtttgattttgttttgagcCTGGAGGAAAAGGAACCAAGTTAA
- the THYN1 gene encoding thymocyte nuclear protein 1 isoform X4: MSRPRKRLAGTSGSDKGLSGKRTKTENSGEALAEVEDSNPQKTSATKNCVKNLSSHWLMKSEPESRLEKGVDVKFSIEDLKAQPKQTTCWDGVRNYQARNFLRAMKLGEEAFFYHSNCKEPGIAGLMKIVKEAYPDHTQFEKSNPHYDPSSKEDNPKWSMKSLILF; this comes from the exons ATGTCGAGACCTCGGAAGAGGCTGGCTGGGACTTCTGGTTCAG ACAAGGGACTCTCAGGAAAACGCACCAAAACTGAGAACTCAGGTGAGGCATTAGCTGAAGTGGAGGACTCCAACCCTCAGAAGACTTCAGCCACTAAAAACTGTGTGAAGAATCTAAGCAGCCACTGGCTGATGAAGTCAGAGCCAGAGAGCCGACTAGAGAAAGGTGTAGATGTGAAG TTCAGCATTGAGGATCTCAAAGCACAGCCCAAACAGACAACATGCTGGGATGGTGTTCGTAACTACCAG GCTCGGAACTTCCTTAGAGCCATGAAGCTAGGAGAAGAAGCCTTCTTCTACCATAGCAACTGCAAAGAGCCAGGCATCGCAGGACTTATGAAG aTTGTGAAAGAGGCTTACCCAGACCACACACAGTTTGAGAAAAGCAATCCCCATTATGACCCATCTAGCAAAGAGGACAACCCTAAGTGGTCCATG aagagtttgattttgttttga
- the ACAD8 gene encoding isobutyryl-CoA dehydrogenase, mitochondrial, whose protein sequence is MLGTGCRRLGASLGCLPGGLRALVQTGHRSLSSCIDPSLGLNEEQKEFQKVAFDFAAREMAPNMAEWDQKELFPVDVMRKAAQLGFGGVYVQTDVGGSGLSRLDTSVIFEALATGCTSTTAYMSIHNMCAWMIDSFGNEEQRHKFCPPLCTMEKFASYCLTEPGSGSDAASLLTSAKRRGDHYILNGSKAFISGGGESDIYVVMCRTGGPGPKGISCVVVEKGTPGLSFGKKEKKVGWNSQPTRAVIFEDCAVPLANRIGDEGQGFLIAVKGLNGGRINIASCSLGAAHASVILTRDHLKVRKQFGEPLASNQYLQFTLADMATRLVAARLMIRNAAVALQEERKEAVALCSMAKLFATDECFAICNQALQMHGGYGYLKDYAVQQYMRDSRVHQILEGSNEVMRMLISRSLLQE, encoded by the exons ATGTTGGGGACAGGCTGCCGGCGCCTCGGGGCGAGCCTCGGCTGCCTTCCCGGCGGTCTCCGGGCCCTCGTCCAGACCGGCCACCGGAGCTTGAGCTCATGCATCGACC CTTCCCTGGGACTTAATGAAGAGCAGAAGGAATTTCAGAAAGTGGCCTTTGACTTTGCTGCCCGGGAGATGGCTCCAAATATGGCAGAGTGGGACCAGAAG GAGCTGTTCCCGGTGGATGTGATGCGGAAGGCAGCCCAGCTAGGCTTCGGAGGGGTCTACGTACAAACAGATGTGGGTGGGTCTGGACTGTCACGGCTTGATACCTCTGTCATTTTTGAAGCCTTGGCTACAGGCTGCACCAGCACCACAGCCTATATGAGCATCCACAA CATGTGTGCCTGGATGATTGATAGCTTTGGAAATGAGGAACAGAGGCACAAATTTTGCCCACCGCTCTGTACCATGGAGAAGTTTGCTTCCTACTGCCTCACTGAACCAG GAAGCGGGAGTGATGCTGCCTCTCTTCTGACCTCCGCTAAGAGACGGGGAGACCATTACATCCTCAATGGCTCCAAG GCCTTCATCAGCGGTGGTGGCGAGTCAGACATCTATGTGGTCATGTGTCGAACGGGAGGACCAGGCCCCAAGGGCATCTCATGCGTAGTTGTTGAGAAGGGGACCCCTGGCCTCAGCTTtggcaagaaggagaaaaag GTGGGGTGGAACTCCCAGCCAACACGAGCTGTGATCTTCGAAGACTGTGCTGTCCCTTTGGCCAACAGAATTGGGGACGAGGGGCAGGGCTTCCTCATTGCCGTGAAAGGACTGAACGGAGGGAGGATCAATATTG CTTCCTGCTCTCTGGGGGCTGCCCACGCCTCTGTCATCCTCACCCGAGACCACCTCAAGGTCCGGAAGCAGTTTGGAGAGCCTCTGGCCAGTAACCAG TACTTGCAGTTCACGCTGGCTGATATGGCAACAAGGCTGGTGGCCGCACGGCTGATGATCCGCAACGCAGCAGTGGCTCtgcaggaagagaggaaagaggcagTGGCCTTGTGCTCCATGGCCAAGCTCTTTGCTACAGATGAATGCTTTGCT ATCTGCAACCAGGCCTTACAGATGCACGGGGGCTACGGCTACCTGAAGGATTACGCTGTTCAGCAGTACATGCGGGACTCCAGGGTCCACCAGATTCTAGAAG